The following proteins are co-located in the Methylomonas sp. 11b genome:
- a CDS encoding rhodanese-like domain-containing protein has protein sequence MSLTAQELVAAAKRQITEIDVATAQTRLSSLLLDVREPAEYAAGHLPGAINIPRGLLEFKIDSHPDFQGRQQADIVVYCQTGGRSALATQVLNQLGYSGAVSMAGGFKAWTESGLSVE, from the coding sequence ATGAGCCTTACTGCCCAAGAACTGGTGGCTGCCGCCAAACGGCAGATTACTGAAATCGACGTGGCAACTGCGCAAACGCGCTTGAGCAGTTTATTACTGGATGTGCGCGAGCCGGCCGAATACGCCGCCGGACATTTACCGGGGGCCATCAATATTCCGCGCGGCTTGCTGGAGTTCAAGATCGACAGCCATCCTGATTTTCAAGGCCGGCAACAGGCGGATATAGTGGTTTATTGCCAGACTGGCGGGCGTTCGGCGCTGGCTACTCAGGTATTGAATCAACTGGGTTATAGCGGTGCAGTCAGCATGGCGGGCGGTTTTAAAGCCTGGACGGAGAGCGGTTTAAGCGTTGAGTGA
- a CDS encoding DUF748 domain-containing protein yields the protein MKRKKGLIAALGLIALLALYAFLGFYLVPTLALKKLPALLQEETGQQARLSEIRFNPFKFTLMVEGFALGPKDGKELVGFQRLFVDLDAVESAKLGGVVLDAIELNNPQFNIERRADGAFNFADIKVKQSEPQPDTKDSGGDSLALLVHQIAIKEGRISWQDAVTGQVLSENLLPLNLTLNELSTQAASSAVGDLSMGLESGGSIEWHGDFSIAPLASKGRLKLEKIGLARSWQLFLQQILPVEIVNGLLGLQVDYTLAEAPHGLLTKISNGNIDIKQLEITENNHGKPLVSLPALAVSGINIDVNQQQVEISAVSSSDAAISAWLQADGIVNYQALFAGDTAAPATTQPSATPAVAEESKPWLVKVDELALNNYNIHFTDFSLPKPLELQLSELSCKLQKFSTQDGGKLPVQLSSKFNNTGGLKVDGEMSLQPFTGSWTLDIQDINLKVFQPYLDPFLKLELVDGDFSGKGNLQLAVAEQLQLSFQGDANLEGLVTRDQVKNADFLKWSNLEVSGIDIDLAKQDFKFARVMFDRPYLRFNIKKDGQTNIDDLLVSQTPAKPAPAAKPPAKQAAAEKSAEPRVSIGKIELKDGKSDFSDYSLILPFVAAMNSLNGEVSGFSSDKDAEAKLALKGKVYEMASVGIKGKYQFDTGDSDIALNFTNMPLPLITPYMAEFAGYRIEKGQMALDLRYTIKQSELAVQNKLLIDQLTLGEHVENPNAVSLPLHLAIALLKDTDGKINLDFPITGSLEDPKFSIGSLLANVLVNLISKVALSPFKALGSLLDDDKDFSAVAFAPGSAELAVEESAKLDQLNKALLSKPELTLEIKGIAYENMDWPAMRFEAVKDVLKKMKSGELRDKGEKVRHEYIELSDDDYKRLLAKFFGEVFPLEMDRSLLGKPRIKSNPDADFYPLAQQKLEGIFPPDPQRLNDLAIARANHIAQYLAEPGGISKDRLYLMATELNQAETADGIKSVLSLSASQ from the coding sequence ATGAAGCGGAAAAAGGGCTTGATCGCGGCACTGGGGCTAATCGCGCTTTTGGCACTCTATGCCTTTTTGGGGTTTTACCTGGTACCGACACTGGCGTTGAAAAAACTGCCGGCCTTGCTGCAGGAAGAAACCGGACAACAAGCCCGGCTATCAGAGATTCGCTTCAACCCATTCAAGTTCACGTTGATGGTGGAAGGCTTTGCCTTGGGGCCTAAAGACGGCAAAGAACTGGTGGGCTTCCAGCGTTTATTCGTCGATTTGGACGCAGTTGAATCGGCAAAGCTTGGCGGCGTGGTGTTAGATGCTATCGAGTTGAATAATCCGCAATTCAATATCGAACGTCGCGCCGATGGCGCGTTCAATTTTGCGGATATAAAAGTCAAACAATCAGAGCCGCAGCCCGACACAAAAGACAGTGGCGGCGATAGCTTGGCGCTGTTGGTCCATCAAATTGCGATTAAAGAAGGACGCATAAGTTGGCAGGACGCTGTTACCGGTCAAGTGCTATCGGAAAACTTGTTGCCGCTTAATCTGACTCTTAACGAGCTCAGCACCCAAGCGGCAAGCAGCGCGGTCGGCGATTTGAGCATGGGCTTGGAGTCGGGCGGGAGTATCGAATGGCATGGTGATTTCTCGATTGCGCCACTGGCGTCAAAGGGTCGTCTGAAGCTGGAAAAGATTGGTTTGGCAAGAAGCTGGCAATTATTTTTGCAACAAATCCTGCCAGTGGAAATCGTCAACGGTCTGCTCGGCTTGCAAGTCGATTACACGCTTGCCGAAGCGCCGCATGGTTTACTGACAAAAATCAGCAACGGTAACATCGACATCAAGCAGCTGGAAATCACCGAGAACAATCACGGTAAGCCTTTAGTCAGCCTGCCGGCCTTGGCTGTCAGCGGAATTAATATCGATGTTAATCAACAGCAAGTTGAGATTAGTGCGGTATCCAGCAGCGATGCGGCGATTAGCGCATGGTTGCAAGCGGACGGCATTGTCAATTACCAGGCCTTGTTTGCCGGAGATACCGCAGCTCCAGCCACCACTCAGCCATCGGCAACACCGGCGGTTGCAGAGGAGAGCAAGCCGTGGCTGGTTAAAGTGGATGAGTTAGCACTGAACAACTACAACATTCATTTTACCGATTTCAGTCTGCCGAAGCCGCTGGAGCTGCAACTGAGCGAGTTGAGTTGCAAGTTGCAGAAATTCAGCACGCAGGACGGCGGCAAATTGCCTGTGCAATTGAGCAGCAAGTTTAATAATACCGGTGGTTTGAAAGTTGACGGTGAGATGAGTTTGCAGCCCTTTACGGGGTCTTGGACGCTGGATATTCAGGATATCAACCTTAAAGTGTTCCAGCCTTATCTGGATCCATTTTTGAAACTGGAATTGGTGGATGGCGACTTTAGCGGGAAGGGCAATCTGCAATTGGCGGTTGCCGAGCAGCTGCAACTCAGCTTTCAAGGCGATGCCAATTTAGAAGGCTTGGTGACTCGGGATCAGGTCAAGAACGCGGATTTCTTGAAATGGTCCAATTTAGAGGTCTCGGGGATAGACATCGATTTGGCGAAACAGGACTTCAAGTTCGCCAGGGTGATGTTTGATCGTCCTTACCTGCGGTTTAATATTAAAAAGGACGGTCAAACCAATATAGACGATCTGCTGGTGTCGCAAACGCCTGCAAAACCAGCGCCCGCAGCCAAACCGCCTGCAAAACAGGCGGCGGCCGAGAAATCCGCCGAGCCGCGAGTCAGTATCGGTAAAATCGAATTGAAAGATGGTAAATCCGATTTCTCCGACTACTCCTTGATTTTGCCGTTCGTGGCGGCCATGAATAGTCTCAACGGTGAAGTCAGCGGGTTTTCCTCGGATAAAGACGCCGAGGCCAAGTTGGCTTTAAAGGGTAAGGTTTACGAGATGGCCTCGGTGGGCATCAAAGGCAAATATCAATTCGATACAGGTGACTCGGATATTGCCCTAAATTTCACCAATATGCCTTTGCCGTTGATTACGCCTTATATGGCTGAGTTTGCCGGCTATCGAATTGAAAAAGGCCAAATGGCGCTGGATTTGCGATACACCATCAAGCAGTCAGAGTTGGCGGTGCAGAACAAATTGCTAATCGATCAGCTGACGTTGGGTGAGCATGTGGAAAATCCCAATGCAGTGTCCTTGCCCTTGCATTTGGCGATTGCCTTGCTGAAAGATACGGACGGCAAAATCAATCTGGATTTTCCAATCACCGGCAGTTTAGAAGATCCGAAATTCAGTATCGGTTCCTTGCTGGCCAACGTGTTGGTCAATCTTATCTCTAAAGTGGCTCTGTCACCGTTCAAGGCGTTGGGTTCGTTATTGGATGACGATAAAGATTTTAGTGCGGTGGCTTTTGCGCCGGGTAGTGCTGAATTAGCTGTCGAAGAATCCGCTAAATTGGATCAGCTTAACAAAGCCTTGCTCAGCAAACCCGAGTTGACCCTGGAAATCAAAGGGATAGCCTACGAAAACATGGATTGGCCGGCGATGCGTTTTGAAGCGGTAAAAGATGTACTGAAAAAAATGAAGTCCGGCGAGTTGCGCGACAAGGGTGAGAAAGTTCGGCACGAATACATTGAATTGTCCGACGATGACTACAAGCGCTTGCTGGCCAAGTTTTTTGGCGAAGTCTTCCCGCTGGAGATGGATAGATCCTTATTGGGCAAGCCACGGATCAAGAGTAATCCGGACGCTGACTTTTACCCGTTGGCGCAACAGAAGCTGGAAGGCATTTTTCCACCCGATCCGCAGCGCCTTAACGATCTGGCGATTGCCAGAGCCAACCATATCGCGCAGTATCTGGCCGAGCCCGGTGGGATCAGCAAAGATAGGCTGTATCTAATGGCGACCGAGTTGAATCAGGCCGAAACAGCCGATGGGATTAAGTCGGTGCTATCGTTGAGCGCTTCACAGTAA
- the rnr gene encoding ribonuclease R, with the protein MTSNTDQTADFNALVDPHAQREAEKYENPIPSRELILQLIQEAGKPLRRQQIAQQFALETPDALEALRRRLRAMERDGQLSFNSRQKYSLGSGDNTIAGRVLGHPEGFGFLKPDDGSEDLFLSPREMKPLMPNDRVIARVAGLDRRGRREAAVIEISERNTHQVVGRFFTEGRVAYVVPDNKKIAHEVLIAKEDVGHAKQGQIVVAEIIQQPSQHCQPLGRITEVLGAHMAPGMEIEMAIRSHDLPNQWPDQLLEEIKALTPQVPESAKQGREDIRKLPLVTIDGEDARDFDDAVYAQKTPKGWKLLVAIADVSHYVKVDTALDAEAKNRSTSVYFPEKVIPMLPEILSNGLCSLNPEVDRLCMVCELLINEEGNVLRSRFFEAVMRSHARLTYTEVAKILVDGDQKLAKKHAALLPHLQTLYGLYKVMRNQRELRGAMDFDTQETKIVFGPERKIAEIVPLQRNDAHKLIEEFMITANTAAAKFLNKKKMPRLLRIHDGPGPEKLLALKTFLGELGLFLGGKAQPTPLDYMHLLESVKERPDAHLIQTILLRSMSQAVYSPETKGHFGLALDAYAHFTSPIRRYPDLLVHRAIRHCLAGKSVDSFYYTHPDMVLLGEHCSANERRADDATRDVVSWLKCEYMMDKIGEEFDGLISAVTGFGFFVELQSIYVEGLVHIASLVQDYFAFDASKHQLYGERTGVRYRLGDMVKIRVVRVNLDDKKIDFELIQSGKKIAKTKSSSSRKKVAANSKTVKSDNDKKAPSKPKAKRRRRS; encoded by the coding sequence ATGACATCAAATACCGATCAGACAGCTGATTTTAACGCACTCGTCGATCCGCACGCCCAGCGTGAGGCCGAAAAATACGAGAACCCCATACCCAGTCGCGAGCTGATCCTCCAGCTTATTCAAGAAGCCGGCAAGCCGTTACGCCGCCAACAAATCGCCCAACAATTTGCCCTGGAAACTCCCGATGCCTTGGAAGCGCTACGCCGCAGGCTGCGCGCCATGGAGCGTGACGGTCAGTTAAGTTTTAACAGCCGGCAAAAATATAGCCTGGGCTCCGGGGATAACACCATTGCCGGACGGGTGCTCGGCCATCCGGAAGGCTTCGGTTTCTTGAAACCCGATGACGGTAGCGAAGACTTGTTTTTGTCGCCGCGGGAAATGAAGCCACTGATGCCTAATGACCGCGTAATCGCGCGCGTGGCCGGCCTTGATAGACGTGGCCGCCGTGAAGCGGCAGTGATTGAAATCAGCGAACGCAATACGCATCAAGTGGTCGGCCGGTTTTTTACCGAGGGCCGCGTGGCTTATGTGGTGCCGGATAACAAAAAAATCGCTCACGAAGTGTTGATTGCCAAGGAAGATGTTGGTCATGCCAAGCAAGGTCAGATCGTGGTGGCCGAAATCATTCAGCAACCTAGCCAGCATTGCCAGCCCTTGGGCCGCATCACCGAAGTGCTGGGCGCGCATATGGCACCTGGCATGGAAATTGAAATGGCGATTCGCTCGCACGATTTGCCCAATCAGTGGCCGGACCAGTTACTGGAAGAAATCAAGGCACTAACTCCACAAGTGCCGGAGTCCGCCAAGCAGGGCCGAGAGGATATTCGCAAGTTGCCTTTGGTCACGATAGACGGTGAAGATGCCCGCGATTTTGACGATGCAGTGTACGCGCAGAAAACCCCGAAAGGCTGGAAACTGCTGGTGGCGATTGCCGACGTCTCACACTATGTAAAAGTCGATACCGCTCTGGATGCCGAAGCCAAAAACCGCAGTACCTCGGTGTATTTCCCGGAAAAAGTGATACCGATGCTGCCGGAGATACTCTCCAACGGTTTGTGTTCGTTGAACCCGGAAGTGGATCGCTTATGCATGGTCTGCGAACTGCTGATCAACGAAGAAGGGAATGTCCTGCGTTCGCGGTTTTTTGAAGCTGTGATGCGCTCCCATGCGCGTTTGACCTATACCGAAGTAGCAAAAATACTGGTGGATGGCGATCAGAAGCTGGCAAAAAAACACGCCGCTTTGTTGCCGCATCTCCAGACCTTATACGGCTTGTATAAAGTGATGCGCAATCAGCGCGAGTTGCGCGGAGCCATGGATTTCGACACTCAGGAGACCAAGATCGTCTTTGGGCCGGAGCGCAAAATCGCGGAAATCGTGCCTTTGCAGCGCAACGATGCCCATAAGCTGATCGAAGAATTTATGATCACTGCCAACACGGCGGCGGCGAAGTTTCTGAACAAGAAAAAAATGCCGCGCCTACTGCGGATTCATGATGGCCCAGGCCCGGAAAAATTACTGGCGCTGAAAACCTTTCTAGGCGAACTGGGTTTATTTCTGGGCGGCAAGGCTCAACCCACGCCATTGGATTACATGCATTTGCTGGAGTCGGTAAAGGAGCGTCCCGACGCGCATTTGATTCAGACCATTTTACTGCGCTCCATGTCGCAAGCCGTCTACAGCCCGGAAACCAAAGGCCATTTCGGTTTGGCGCTGGATGCTTATGCGCATTTCACCTCGCCGATCCGACGTTATCCGGATTTGCTGGTGCATAGGGCTATTCGGCATTGTCTGGCCGGCAAATCCGTGGATAGTTTTTATTACACGCATCCTGACATGGTGTTGTTGGGCGAGCATTGTTCGGCGAACGAGCGCCGCGCCGACGACGCCACCCGCGATGTGGTGAGCTGGCTGAAATGCGAATACATGATGGACAAGATCGGCGAAGAGTTCGACGGCTTGATTTCCGCTGTGACCGGTTTTGGGTTTTTCGTTGAATTACAATCGATTTACGTGGAAGGCTTGGTGCACATCGCCTCCTTGGTACAGGATTATTTTGCCTTCGACGCCAGCAAACACCAGTTATACGGCGAGCGCACCGGCGTGCGTTACCGCTTGGGCGATATGGTCAAAATTCGCGTGGTGCGCGTTAA
- the ispH gene encoding 4-hydroxy-3-methylbut-2-enyl diphosphate reductase: protein MQIVLANPRGFCAGVDRAIEIVDQAIDTFGAPIYVRHEVVHNRTVVDGLKEKGAIFIEELSDVPVGSYLIFSAHGVSKQVQKEAEERKLTVFDATCPLVTKVHMQVAKHAKQDREVILIGHAGHPEVEGTMGQYDKCTEHGDIYLVETPDDVKNLRVNNPDNLAYVTQTTLSMTDTKIMVDALREQFPSIKEQKKDDICYATQNRQDAVHDLAKISDLILVVGSPNSSNSNRLREIAEQLGKQAFLIDTYKDLKQEWLDGINVVGVTAGASAPEVLVQEVINQLKEWGGETTQVRENKGIEEKVVFSIPKELKKHMEA from the coding sequence ATGCAAATCGTACTCGCAAACCCTCGTGGATTCTGTGCCGGCGTTGACCGGGCTATTGAAATTGTCGATCAAGCGATCGATACCTTCGGTGCACCGATTTATGTGCGGCACGAAGTGGTACATAACCGTACGGTAGTCGACGGCTTGAAGGAAAAAGGCGCAATTTTTATCGAAGAACTGAGTGACGTGCCGGTTGGGTCGTATTTGATTTTTAGTGCCCACGGTGTTTCCAAACAAGTCCAAAAAGAAGCCGAAGAGCGCAAGTTGACGGTATTCGACGCGACCTGTCCGTTGGTGACCAAGGTGCATATGCAAGTCGCTAAGCACGCCAAGCAGGATAGGGAAGTGATTCTGATCGGTCATGCCGGCCATCCCGAAGTGGAAGGCACCATGGGTCAATACGATAAGTGTACCGAGCATGGCGACATTTATCTGGTTGAAACCCCGGATGATGTCAAAAACCTGAGAGTCAATAATCCGGATAATCTGGCTTATGTGACGCAAACCACGTTGTCGATGACTGACACCAAAATAATGGTCGACGCATTGCGTGAACAGTTTCCGTCGATAAAGGAACAGAAGAAAGACGATATTTGCTATGCCACCCAAAACCGCCAAGATGCTGTCCACGATCTGGCAAAGATTTCGGATCTGATTTTGGTGGTAGGTTCGCCGAACAGTTCCAACTCCAACCGCTTGCGGGAAATTGCCGAACAGCTAGGTAAGCAGGCGTTTTTGATCGATACCTATAAAGATTTGAAACAAGAGTGGCTGGATGGCATTAACGTGGTGGGCGTTACCGCTGGGGCATCTGCGCCTGAAGTGCTGGTGCAGGAAGTCATTAATCAGCTGAAGGAGTGGGGCGGCGAAACCACCCAGGTTCGTGAAAACAAAGGTATAGAAGAAAAAGTGGTATTCTCGATTCCGAAAGAATTGAAAAAACATATGGAAGCTTGA
- a CDS encoding RNA-binding S4 domain-containing protein has product MSELNQVRIDKWLWAARFFKTRGLAGDAVSGGKVHVNGQRCKPGKEVKVGDLISVTKDQYTWELTVTDLNNQRRPAKEAVALYSEDQASIDKRLKQIELHKQQQSLQHPSEREHKPNKKQRRQIHRFKQDAL; this is encoded by the coding sequence TTGAGTGAGTTAAATCAAGTCCGCATCGATAAATGGCTGTGGGCCGCGCGTTTTTTCAAGACGCGCGGTCTGGCCGGCGATGCGGTCAGCGGCGGCAAAGTGCATGTCAACGGCCAGCGCTGTAAGCCGGGCAAGGAAGTGAAAGTCGGCGATTTGATTAGCGTCACCAAGGACCAATACACTTGGGAGCTTACGGTGACCGATCTGAATAATCAACGCCGTCCGGCTAAAGAGGCAGTGGCACTTTACAGCGAAGACCAAGCCAGTATCGATAAACGGCTTAAGCAAATCGAGTTACATAAGCAGCAGCAATCCTTGCAGCATCCGTCAGAGCGCGAGCATAAACCGAACAAAAAACAACGCCGGCAAATCCATCGCTTCAAACAGGACGCGCTCTAA